From one Mytilus trossulus isolate FHL-02 chromosome 10, PNRI_Mtr1.1.1.hap1, whole genome shotgun sequence genomic stretch:
- the LOC134688289 gene encoding uncharacterized protein LOC134688289, with protein sequence MGAIICSAVKINATTGSGSEIIHKETDKNAHNETDQNAHTEQQQRKKSKEENINSKIKHKNLFLKVFGCNHTDTNLKARLKRITNEDLIVEDIRHDGKDTFFTVHLRSSKLTKKIIFFIYKENKENENTENEIFIIDKQQEDLKEQPNFFQDKQNKLKELMDKEACDVVSNHNKMINEVQQRIKNVAKNLVMDSHEYNEEGELDIVPKIENLHTNFTVESTLSHGTKQEIDALQDKLSELRLQQKEFKDFITCMDEMFQKHKSSKNSAMKVYSKFQIECKHLKSALPMYARRNEIVSTVTTNQVSIIIGETGSGKSTQVTQYLYQAGLADSGLIVCTQPRKIAATSLATRVAHELNTSVGNLVGYHVGMQMKTSKTTKIIYMTDQMLLNLCLKDETFSKYSCIIIDEAHERSIYTDLLLGMIKTSLTKRPELKVVITSATIEPEIFVNFFGTCPVLKIAGRMFPVDVIWPTENEAEEDYKSAALKKTVYVHEKEQSGDILTFLTSPLEIEKCCNNFEKTFKDTNNFICLPLHGRLQPQEQQKVFEPSPVGKRKIVFATNSAETSITIPGIKYVIDTGVAKEMLYDPQKNINALNVTNITRSSAEQRKGRAGRTEPGKCYRLYTENTYNNMETNSKPEISRVHLGQALLKLYELGVNPLQFDFVQKPSQHLIDTAMETLELVGAVSQNKITERGKWIAKLPIDPKFGAFVYEAIKEGIGIEGIVLSACCGTSSMFYRSGSESQKNEADKRKVRFCHEGGDFMTMLEVFREWHSKPEKSKSNWCSQNSINNKVLRGIRETVNEILNVLKKEQGILMPFQLKTPKDVDEKLQEMLFKIFRQNLCHYLGHDKAGYLVVQKDQIVQIFPASSLKTLGLQPDWIVIERVLKTSRDFAINITPVKDSWLQKALADDLLNFDLNAVQSQRVEQAAFCAVGEKLLSNFVGVRYSELRNLEKTMRQVLDGTFVTIEASKEYGEITAFATEKNKETVKAMINDRLSLFKGTIKGEIKEFYLSPLKKGVKVVVGAGMDIVDVLMPNEYKTVVVNATDNSISEKDICEYFEKFGNVVNAYKFTNSKDRTKWGKITFKRREDAESSVQSTKDKSINAIPDIGYQPVNAIVSLYTIRAKIEWCRRPTFAFIKFNDSSLVQRACKTPISIGEMSVRITKGKVNASEVHVANLCNCTTEDELRTAFINALSLESGAIENITIRKKNVKTNECELQTLKEKIESKLNEYVIEGTYYLDLKIPRDNHVTFLAFVSFSSPEEGMAAYAGIHKRFKINYQTVSMSVEFKTSVAVRKHLFPMYEETLSKLSKTLDKNFNVKHLTKTLKNGNVLVELLCENSENIMKAKTVVEKVIDGKKYVTDQPGELGKLFNPGGKRFFERVKNETNTIIHFDARDFSIIIHGTTESQEKAAEMITMCLRDLRIGVSQQMALKGPDKPVGVMRELMMRYGYDLNLLVDEYGLKNVELDRRRHILTVTGEQKAVQIVIEKMQMVIEETGLKMKGRVLKSSKTRECVVCFCEIEDGNMYRLEVCGHSYCKQCVQFQFQADLNSLPVCCSSEACDEKWALKDITIIADKTNNPVDLLVEKATSSFVAKNSIAYKYCTTPDCPMIYRVSEKENLFTCPQCESRICTGCNKQYHDGLTCEQVKKVASTKEADDNLHLFLQECELNIKKCPKCSTLIEKIDGCNHVTCQACRTNICWVCLDHYPTDVECYVHLSQEHGGCFNF encoded by the exons ATG GGGGCGATTATATGTTCAGCTGTAAAAATCAACGCCACTACAGGAAGCGGTTCAGAGATCATTCACAAAGAAACCGACAAGAACGCTCACAATGAAACCGACCAGAACGCTCACACTGAGCAACAACAAAGAAAGAAatcaaaagaagaaaacatcaattcaaagataaaacataaaaacttgtttttaaaagtgtttggaTGTAATCATACAGATACCAACTTAAAAGCACGATTAAAACGCATTACAAACGAGGACTTAATCGTTGAAGATATCAGACATGATGGCAAAGACACATTTTTCACAGTACATCTCAGAAGTTCCAAACTGacaaaaaagattattttttttatttacaaagaaaacaaagaaaacgaAAACAccgaaaatgaaatttttataatagataaacaACAAGAAGATCTCAAAGAACAACCTAACTTTTTCcaagacaaacaaaacaaattaaaagaattaatgGACAAAGAAGCATGTGACGTTGTGTCCAATCATAACAAAATGATAAACGAGGTacaacaaagaattaaaaatgtCGCTAAAAATTTGGTAATGGACTCACATGAGTACAACGAAGAAGGGGAATTGGATATCGttccaaaaattgaaaacttacaCACCAATTTTACTGTAGAATCAACTTTATCCCACGGTACAAAACAGGAAATCGATGCTCTACAAGATAAACTTTCAGAACTTCGATTGCAACAGAAAGAattcaaagattttataacatgtatggaTGAAATGTTTCAGAAACATAAATCATCTAAAAACTCTGCAATGAAAGTTTATTCCAAGTTTCAGATAGAATGCAAACATCTGAAATCTGCATTGCCTATGTATGCTAGAAGAAATGAAATTGTTTCAACTGTTACAACAAATCAAGTTTCAATTATCATAGGAGAAACAGGTTCTGGAAAGAGCACTCAAGTTACCCAATATTTATATCAAGCAGGTCTGGCAGATTCGGGATTAATAGTTTGCACACAACCACGAAAAATTGCTGCAACCAGCTTGGCTACACGAGTTGCCCATGAGCTAAACACATCTGTTGGCAATCTAGTTGGATATCACGTTGGTATGCagatgaaaacgtcaaaaacaacaaaaattatttacatgACTGATCAAATGCTTTTAAATCTTTGCTTAAAGGATGAAACGTTTTCAAAATACTCGTGCATTATAATCGATGAAGCCCATGAAAGAAGCATATACACAGATTTGCTTTTAGGAATGATCAAAACAAGTTTAACTAAAAGACCTGAACTAAAAGTTGTAATCACATCTGCAACAATCGAACcggaaatatttgtaaatttctttGGTACATGCCCTGTTTTAAAGATAGCTGGAAGAATGTTTCCGGTAGATGTCATTTGGCCGACTGAAAATGAGGCTGAGGAGGATTATAAAAGCGCAGCATTGAAGAAAACAGTATATGTCCACGAAAAAGAACAGAGTGGAGATATCCTGACATTCTTAACATCGCCGTTAGAAATCGAGAAATGTTgcaataattttgaaaagactTTCAAGGATACGAATAACTTTATATGTCTGCCTCTCCATGGCCGTTTACAACCACAAGAACAACAAAAAGTATTTGAACCAAGCCCTGTAGGAAAACGAAAAATAGTTTTTGCTACTAATAGTGCTGAAACTTCGATAACCATACCTGGAATTAAATATGTCATCGATACTGGAGTTGCAAAAGAAATGTTATATGATCCACAAAAGAACATAAACGCGTTAAACGTAACCAATATTACCAGAAGTTCAGCAGAACAAAGGAAAGGTCGGGCTGGAAGAACTGAACCAGGCAAATGTTATCGGCTTTATACAGAAAACACTTATAATAATATGGAAACAAACTCAAAGCCCGAAATATCAAGAGTTCACTTAGGACAAGCTCTCCTTAAGCTATATGAGCTTGGGGTTAATCCACTACAATTTGATTTTGTACAAAAGCCATCACAACATTTGATAGACACAGCGATGGAAACGTTGGAGCTTGTTGgagctgtttctcaaaacaaGATAACCGAACGAGGGAAATGGATAGCAAAGCTTCCGATCGATCCTAAATTCGGTGCGTTTGTGTATGAAGCTATAAAAGAAGGGATTGGGATTGAGGGAATTGTTTTGTCAGCTTGCTGTGGAACGAGTAGTATGTTTTACAGATCAGGGTCAGAAAGTCAAAAAAACGAAGCTGACAAACGAAAAGTCCGTTTTTGTCATGAAGGAGGAGATTTCATGACAATGCTAGAAGTATTCCGTGAATGGCACAGCAAGCCTGAAAAATCTAAGAGTAATTGGTGTAGCCAGAATTCAATTAATAATAAAGTATTACGTGGAATAAGAGAGACAGTCAATGAGATTTTGAATGTCCTGAAAAAAGAACAGGGAATACTAATGCCGTTTCAACTCAAAACACCAAAAGATGTTGACGAAAAACTTCAAGAGATGTTGTTCAAGATATTTAGACAAAACCTTTGCCATTATCTAGGACACGACAAGGCCGGATATTTAGTTGTACAGAAAGATCAAATCGTGCAAATCTTTCCAGCATCGTCTTTAAAAACACTTGGACTTCAACCGGACTGGATTGTAATAGAGCGTGTTTTGAAAACATCTCGTGATTTCGCAATTAATATTACTCCAGTAAAAGATTCGTGGTTACAAAAGGCATTAGCAGATGATTTACTAAATTTTGACTTAAATGCCGTTCAAAGTCAAAGGGTTGAGCAAGCAGCATTCTGTGCAGTTGGAGAAAAATTGTTATCGAATTTTGTGGGTGTAAGATATTCTGAACTTCGAAATTTGGAAAAAACAATGCGGCAAGTACTTGATGGAACTTTTGTTACAATAGAGGCATCTAAGGAATATGGTGAAATAACTGCATTTGCGACAGAGAAGAACAAGGAAACAGTTAAAGCTATGATAAATGATCGCTTAAGCTTATTTAAAGGTACAATAAAAGGCGAGATTAAGGAATTCTACCTATCACCTTTAAAAAAAGGCGTTAAAGTAGTGGTTGGAGCAGGGATGGACATTGTTGATGTACTGATGCCAAATGAATACAAGACCGTTGTTGTGAACGCTACAGATAATTCTATCTCGGAGAAGGACATTTGTGAATACTTTGAAAAATTTGGTAACGTTGTCAATGCATATAAATTCACAAATAGCAAAGATAGGACCAAATGGgggaaaataacatttaaacgAAGAGAAGACGCCGAGTCGTCGGTCCAATCGACAAAGGATAAAAGTATAAATGCAATTCCAGACATAGGTTATCAACCTGTAAACGCCATTGTTAGCCTTTACACCATCAGAGCAAAGATAGAATGGTGTAGACGTCCAACGTTTGCATTTATTAAATTCAACGATTCTTCACTTGTGCAAAGAGCATGCAAGACACCGATTTCCATCGGGGAAATGTCAGTAAGAATTACAAAAGGCAAAGTAAATGCCTCTGAGGTCCATGTTGCAAATCTCTGCAATTGTACCACAGAAGATGAGTTGCGCACAGCTTTTATCAATGCATTATCACTTGAATCAGGTGCAATAGAGAATATAACCATCAGAAAGAAGAATGTAAAAACGAATGAATGTGAACTTCAGACTTTGAAAGAAAAGATTGAGTCTAAATTGAATGAGTATGTCATAGAAGGAACGTATTATCTTGATTTAAAAATTCCAAGAGACAACCACGTTACCTTTTTGGCCTTCGTGTCGTTTTCCTCACCAGAAGAGGGAATGGCAGCCTATGCTGGCATACATAAAAGATTCAAGATAAACTATCAAACAGTATCGATGTCAGTAGAATTCAAAACCTCAGTTGCTGTTCGAAAACATCTCTTCCCGATGTACGAAGAAACATTAAGCAAACTTTCGAAAACGCTCgacaaaaatttcaatgtaaaacaTCTCACAAAGACACTAAAAAATGGGAATGTGCTAGTGGAATTGCTATGTGAGAACAGCGAGAACATTATGAAAGCAAAAACGGTTGTGGAAAAAGTTATCGACGGAAAAAAGTATGTCACAGATCAACCGGGTGAATTGGGAAAATTGTTTAATCCGGGCGGTAAGAGATTTTTTGAAAGAGTGAAAAATGAGACCAACACGATTATCCATTTTGACGCTCGGGATTTCTCTATTATCATCCATGGGACAACAGAATCGCAAGAAAAAGCTGCAGAAATGATAACAATGTGTTTAAGAGATCTTAGAATTGGCGTATCACAACAAATGGCTTTAAAGGGACCAGACAAACCAGTTGGAGTGATGAGAGAACTCATGATGCGATATGGTTATGATTTAAATTTGCTTGTTGATGAATatggtttgaaaaatgttgaacTTGATCGTCGGAgacatattttgacagttactGGTGAGCAAAAAGCAGTTCAAATAGTCATTGAGAAAATGCAAATGGTTATTGAAGAAACCGGACTAAAAATGAAGGGAAGAGTTCTGAAATCTAGTAAAACACGTGAATGTGTTGTCTGCTTTTGTGAAATAGAAGACGGTAACATGTACAGATTAGAAGTTTGTGGCCATTCCTATTGTAAACAATGCGTTCAGTTTCAGTTCCAGGCTGACCTCAACTCTCTTCCGGTATGTTGCAGCAGTGAAGCTTGCGATGAAAAGTGGGCGTTGAAAGATATAACAATAATCgcagataaaacaaataatccaGTTGACCTTTTAGTAGAGAAAGCTACAAGCTCTTTCGTTGCCAAAAATTCGATAGCATATAAATACTGCACAACTCCCGATTGTCCTATGATTTATAGGGTATCAGAAAAGGAAAATCTATTCACATGTCCGCAGTGTGAGAGTCGAATTTGCACAGGATGCAACAAACAATACCATGATGGATTAACATGTGAACAAGTAAAAAAAGTAGCATCAACCAAGGAGGCTGATGATAATCTCCATTTATTTCTTCAGGAGTGTGAATTGAACATTAAGAAATGTCCAAAATGTTCAACTTTGATAGAGAAAATCGACGGATGTAATCATGTTACATGTCAAGCGTGTAGAACTAACATTTGTTGGGTTTGTCTGGACCACTATCCCACTGACGTTGAATGTTATGTACATCTCAGCCAAGAGCATGGTGGTTGCTTCAATTTCTAA